The segment AATTGAAGCGTGTTGCTCAAATCTTCAAGCGGGTACGTGAACAAATGGGCATCAAATTACCGGAAAACGGTGAGAACGTGCGCTTTACCGGAACGCAATCAAAAGTGCATGGCGGAAAGACCCATACCAATCCGATGGCCTTTGTCCCGACACCGGGGGGGGCCGGCAGCGCGGCGATGTTCGGTCATTCAGCAGAACAGATGAAGCGAGAAGGGTAGGTTGAGCGCACAGCTCACCATCTTTATAGAGGTGAAACCATGAGCGAGACCGAAGTCAAAACCAATCCACAAGGCGATCCGATCACCAGCGTCGCGGTGCCAAAGTCGGATGGGAAAAAAGATCCCCATGGCGAAGCGAAAAGGCAGCGGGTGGTGACGCCGGAATATATGTTTCACGAGGCGCCTCGGACAAAAGAGTTCATTACAGGCAGCGAAGCGGCAAAGGAGGCGATCCGCCGTTCGAATGTGGACTTGGCCATCGCCTATCCGATCACGCCGCAGAGCGAAACCATGCAGCTCGTCGGAGTACTCTACGGCGAAGGGTACGTGAAAGAATACTACCGTGGCGAAGAAGAGGTGGGCGTGATGGCGGCGATTGCCGGTGGATCGCGCTCGGGTGTCCGATGTTATACGGCCACGGCCGGACCCGGTACGCTGCGCGGTCTGGAAGGGATTGCCTCTTGGCCGGGCCACCGTCTTCCGGTCGTCGCCATGTTTACCTGCCGCGTGGTCAATGCGCCGCTGGCCATTCAACCGGACAACATCGAAGTGTCCTACCTGCTCAACTGCGGCATGATTGTGTTCCACGCCGAAAATCAGCAGGATATGTTCGACTTTACGATGGCCGGTTTCACGATTAGCGAAAAGAATGACGTGACATTGCCGGTAGGGGTCTGCTGCGACGGCTTCTTTGTAACGCATGCCCGTGGTTATGTGCGCATGCAGGATCGTGGCATCAAGTTGCCGCCGCGAGAAGCTTGGCGCGGAGCTGTTCCGGTGCTCGATGCAGAAAATCCTCCCGCTCGTCTGTCCCGCGATGCGCCGGTCCAGAAATCAAATTTCATGGCGTACAACATTCACGCCGTCTGGCAACAGGAAGTCTGGGCGGCAGTCGAGCGCTCGCGCAAATACATCGATCGGTATCTGGGCGGATTGCTCACGGCAGAGAATGTCGACGATGCCGAAGTGATCATCATTGCGTCCGGCAGCGCTGCCGCGCAATCGCGCGAAGCGGTTCGTCTCTGCAAGGAAAAGGGCATGAAGGTCGGATTGATCAAAGTCCGGTCCCTCCGTCCGTTCCCGACGAAGGAACTCCGTCAGTTGTGCGGCAAGGCCAAGCTGATCGTAGTCCCTGAATTCAATTACGTCGGTTGGTTGGCGAAGGAAGTGGCGACCGCCATCTACGGGTTCTCCAACGCAAAAATCATCGGCGGCCCGCGCGTGTATGGTGGTCAGTCGATGCCGGTGGAATTGATCGTGGATGAGGTTGAATCCGGTGTGAGCGGAAAGAAGTCTACCAACGTTGCGATGTCGCAGATCATGGGGGGCGTCGTCAATCAGGACGAGGTCGCCCACTTCATGCGCAGCATCTGAGTCAGCATATTCTCGTGAATGAAATAAAGAGCCTGTCCGGGAGACCGGACAGGCTCTTTTGCTTTGGCCGCCGCGTGGCCCGTCATCCGTGAAACGATCCCGCAAGCATTGCAACGGACGCTTCACGAGATACGAGTACCGTCGTTACCCTTGAATTTCATCCTCTATCATTTCTTCGCTGGCCGGCATGCCGTAGGCCACATACTTCGCGTATGAGAGATAAATTGAGGCACTATCAGTCATCGCCTTCGAGCCGGCCGTCAGGCGGACGACCTTGTCGGAGCCGGGCGGTTCCACGTTCTGTAACATCGTGACATGGTCGTGCAAGAGCCTGATATAGCGTTCTACGGCTGATTCGACGTCTTTATAGGCTTTCAGGATGTCATCCGTCATGGTTGTCCTCCGCAATAAGCAGAGCATACACTACCGGAATGCGACCCCACAACGCTACGGTCTCGCCGATATTGCTTCGTGTGATCCATGAGACGGTCGAGAGGGACGGTCTTTCACAGGGGAATTTGACACAGAGGGTACTCGAACTGTCTCGGCGTTTCACTACAAAGCGGGACTCCCTCACGCACACTTATCTGGACGATCCGCAATGTGCGGCTGCCTATCTTCAGTACTTTCTGCCGGTCAATCTTGCAAAAGTTCAGACTTTGCTGAATGAGATGCCGACACCTGAGGTAGGTCAGCGGTTCTCCGTTCTGGATATTGGATCCGGCCCGGGGACCGGCGCCTTGGCCGTCCTCGATTGGTGGTATCAGCAAGAGCCGTCCTATACCTTGTCAGTAACCGCTGTCGATGCTTCCATGATGTCCCTCAGACAAGCTGAACAGGTATGGGAACGATATTGTCAGGCGGCAGATATCCGGAACGCGAGCTTCGGGAAGTATGAGGAGGACTTAGAAAAACGAGTATGGATGGAACCGATCCGGCCGAAAGGGCCGTTTGATCTCGTTATTCTGGCCAATTGCTTGAATGAGATCCATGCAGGTGAGACTGATCCGATCGACGCCCGAACGGGCTTAGTAAAGGACTGTTTGTCGATGCTCGCCGTGCACGGCACGATGATAATCGTAGAGCCCGCCTTACGTGAAACTTCCCGATCACTGCACCACGTGCGCGACAGACTCCTTCAAGAAAAGCACTGCACCATCTATAGCCCCTGTCTCCATGAGGGAAGTTGTCCCGCATTGGTGAAGCCCGATGATTGGTGCCATGAAGAGCGGGCTTGGCAACCGCCAATGTCGATTCAGGAAATCGATAGAGCGGTCGGCTTCATCAAAGACGCCCTGAAGTTTTCCTATCTGTTGCTTCGAAAGGATGGCAAGACTATCGTCGGCCGACAGTCACACATCTATCGAGTGGTCAGCGAACTACGAGAACTGAAAGGAGAGAAGCGGGCATGGCTCTGCAATGAACAAGGCAGGCAGGAAGTGGGCCGGCAGGATCGTCTTGCCTCTCCTCAAAACGAAGCCTTCGATCAGTGGCATCGCGGGGCGATCGTGCAGATCGAAGAGATCGTCCACAAGGAACGGAGGGGAAAGGTGTCGGCGTTGGGACGGATCGAGCGGGATGCAAAGGTACAATTCATTCGTTCCGTTTAAGGTATCATTGATGCGAGGTTTGGTATGGCTATACAAAGGATTTCGGAAGGTCCGGCCAACTCATCCTCGAGAGATGTTGCGCGAGGACTTCCTGCCGGGCTATAAGCTGACCGTATCAGGATTTGCCAAGGCCATCGGAGTGTCGCGCCAGACGGTGAATGAAGTGCTTCGGAGCCCAGAAATGGTGCTGCGGCTCTCTCGTTTGTTCAGCATCAGCCCGGAGTTTTGGTTGAACGCCAGAGAGCGATTGATCTGTGGGAAGCAGCAAAGCAAGCTAAGGGCAGAATCAACCGCAAATCTCCGCTGACGATTGCTTGAAAGACTCGCCAAGCGATGGGGTATAGAAGCGACGCGTCAATGACGTTTCTCATTAGCGCTGAGCGGTCTTGCACCAAAACGTGAGTGTGAAGTTGCCCAAACAACGCCAAAAGCAGCTTCACAGTACCAAACTGGCGGTGTGAGAAGGGTGCACTGAAAGTGAATTCGGCTATGACTAGATACGCAGTGATCACCGCCCTAATTGTCGCATGCTGCGAACCGAATCCAGCGTACAGCGTGGACTGTGATGTGCCTAAAGCAAGAATAGGGACCGTTAGCGCGGTCGAAAGAGTCCAAACGAACAGCACCCTTGTTCATTTGACGAAGGTCCAGTCGCTCGACTTAGCAGCGTATATCGGACGGTCAGTGAACATTGATCTGAAAGCAGGCGTTGCAAAAGCCTATGCAAATGATCCATCGGGAAAGAGGGCGTGGGACGATCATGTCTCCATTGGCCCCGAACAAAGCGCTCTCATCGAGCTTCAGGTTGGGGATATCCTCATCCTGGATTCGACAAGCTGCTACCATATCGATAGCGAGGTAGAGATCCGCACCGGTCAAGGCGAGTTGAAGCATCTAATAACCCGTGACTATTTGCATGGCGTCTATCTGCACGATGATACACGCATTGACCTTAGAGAGGGAGCCATTGTCGAGTGCAACATTCTTCATATCCTCGAACGGAAAGTCGAGTGGGGAGCTGGATACTGCCTCGCCAACGTCCGGGTATTTGTCGATGGGAAACTTCATACGCTGGGGCCCGGTGAGTCGTTTGTCCCTTCCGGGACGTCGTTTCGGAGAATCAGTATAGTGGAGATAAGAGCGGAAAAAGGCTCTTCAGAAAAGTCTTTTGGTCCATATGACTATGCCGATATCGTTATCAGCTTTGCTAACTCGGAAACATCCAGGAGAGGTAATGTTTTGCCGTCAGCGCCATTTGGCGAACCAGCCGCTATGACGGCCACAGCCGAACTGAAAAGTCTAATGTCGAAGAATGGCTCAATTACTTTCCGATCCGGGGACGGGAATAGGCAGGTAGACGAGTGGGAGATGACGTTTTTCCCGGATCACACTGTCAATATGACGTACTACGGGTATGACGTGGTCAAATACGAGGGAACCTATCGCATGAGCTCAACCGGCGAGATTAAGACCACGTTTGAGAATATGAGATATCAATGGCCAGGCAGCATGTTGCTTGATAGAGATTCCAAATCCCTTCTGCTCAATCAAAAAGAAGGCACTCAAGACTATTGGCCTTTCCGACCAGTATATCGAAGGCCAATGATGACGGAACCTTCGTCAAGGTCCCATCCTTAGTGTGACTGGCACCACGTAATTTGTCACGGTTCACTCCAGAGCTTTTTTGAGCTGTTCGAGTTCCATTGGCGCAGTCAACAAATGGAATACGTTGCACAGCCGAGCAATGACGAACCCTTCGGGCACACCTCGCTGGAGCCTTCAAATACTTCAAGATCGTCTGAGCAAGAGCAAGACGGCCAGCGCCGCTGTGTTGAATCGTATTGTCTTGAACTGAAAGCTAACGGCTGATAGCTGTAAGCTTGTTACGCTAGTCCGCTTCCGGCTCTGAACTGCCGTGCTGGTGGGACACCTTATCTTCTTCGAAGAGATCGGCCATTTCCTCGGCCATCACAGCATCATCATCCTGAATGGCGATGAGAGGGATCTCTTTTCTCGCCTTGGGTTTTTCGTCTGGTGAGGGGACTTCCTTTTTGACGTTGTCAGACATGGGTGCAGTATACACTAAACACTCAAACGCAGGCGGATTTATTCAAAGGCCTCTAACGAAGAACGCTCAACAAATTGTCGATTACAACCCTGACATGTGACGAAGTAATAGGCATCCCGCACAGAGACTGTCGCTCGAAAATCAAGACTCACGCCGCGATGATTGCAGGCGGTGCACGAAATCTCCCGTAATCGCAGCGGCACATCCGGCTGCGTCCGCAGATAAAACTCCATATCGGTATAGACCGGAAACGTGTAAAAACACTTCTTACAGATGCCTCGCCAATCGCCGTCGGCTCCCATGAACCGTTCATCGATCGCGAAACTGGATTGTTTGCAGACCGCGCATTGCACCGTATTCAGACGACGTTCGACTTCTTGCTGGGTCATCGTGACCATATCGCGAGTATAGCGGCCCGAGAATTGAAAGCGCAAGCGGACCGCCGGCCGAACACAGATCGCTTGACGCCCATCAGCGTCGCGATATACTGACAGCGCAATGCATGTGATTACGGAAAATCTCCTGGTCGGGAGCATCGATGATGCGCAGGAACCGCCTGAGGCGATCGAGGCGCTTCTGCTGGTGGCAGAGGAGTTTTCCCTTACACCGGCGGGGTGGGTGGATTATCATCGAATCCCGTTTCGAGAGTTTGCCAAGGCCGATCCGCATAAGTTGATGGAAGCGGTGCAGTGGCTTGAACCACGCGCGCCAAAAGGTCGAACGCTGGTCTGTTGCCGAGCGGGCATGGGGCGCTCCGTTTCGGTGATTATGGCCTATCTGTGTTGTGTGGAAGGCCGGACCTACGATGAGGTCCTAAAGTTGGTCATGGCTCGACGCCCGGGAGCCATGCCGCTGCCTAATCTGCAAGTCGCGATCGAGCAAGTCCGCCAACTCCGGCGCGCCGCGTAGCAGGTTGTTGAGAAAGTCCTCCCGTTTCGTTCTCACGTTACTCAGACAAAGATAGCGACTCGGCTTCTAAGATACCGGGCGCTCGTGGGACACTGCCGCTCTCGAAGACACCGCCGCCTCCCGACTCGGCGGGCGTCCATAGGCGTGACGCTCATTATTCTTCGCGTCGCGGACCTTGCCTTTCCTCCATTCTCATGGCGTAATGGAGTGCCACGCCAGCGTCCACCCAGGAATGAGTTATGCCGGAGCTTCCGGAAGCAGAAGTCGTCGCTCGACAGATCCGTTCGCGCCTCCTTGGAGCGCAGTTGAGGGATGTGTGGATCGGGCGTGAGGATATCGTTCGCGAAGGGTATTCCGCCCGATTGTGGTATCAAGGCGTCACGTTGCGGTCGGTCGAGCGATACGGCAAGAGCATCGCCCTTGAATGTGTCAATGATCAGACCAGTCGCTATGTCGTGGCTGAACTCGGGATGACCGGCCTTCTGCTGTTCCGGTCCACCCCGACGAAGCATCCGCAGCATGTGCATGCCCGGTTGATGTTCGAGGGGGCGAGTGAGCCGGAATTACGGTACTGGAATCCTCGCCGGTTCGGGCGGCTTTCGCTCTTGGACAAAACGGGACTTGAGCGATACCTGGCTCGGCGGTTCGGGATCGACCCGCTGCTCGTGTCGCAGCAGGACTTTGTCAGATTGTTGCACGAGCGACGTGGCCGGCTCAAATCACTCTTGATGCATCAGCAAGTCATTGCCGGCATCGGAAATATCTACGCCAATGAGATTCTCTTCAGGGCCCGTTTACATCCCCAGATTCCAGTCAGCAGACTGTCGGTGGACAGGGTGGAAAAACTTTACCACATCATGCGAGAAGTCCTTCGTGAGGCGATCGCCTGTGGGGGATCGAGCGTGCGAGACTTTTTTGCCCCTGATGGAACCGAAGGACAGTATAAGCGGCGGCATCTGGTTTATGGAAAAGGGAGTCGTCCCTGCCCCAATCAGTGCGGTGGAGTGATTCGACGTGTTCACAGCGAGCGAAGCTCATATTTTTGTCCCCGCTGTCAGTCCAGCCGGGCCGGAGGATAGCTTCCCCAGAAAATTCCTATTTTTTATGGGTTTAGAGAGAAAGTGAACCGTGGAATTTGATGCTAGGTCTTTTGAACCCTCATTGCTTAGTTCCTCTGGCTTCTTGAGTCATCCTGTCGATTTCCGCTAGAATCCTGCTCCCCTATTGGCTGAGTTCACGACGAAGGAGAATTCGTATGGCAAAGGTGTTGGAAGGCCCCGGCATGGGGTTGATGAAGAAGTGGGGCATTCATACCCCCAACTATGTCGTTGTCACTTCCGCAGACGAACTTGCCAAGCTTGGGCAAGTCAATGACTGGATGAAGACCTCCAAGCTGGTGGCGAAAGCGCATGAAGCGTTAGGCTCTCGCTTCAAGTTGGGATTGGTCAAGGTGGGGCTTGACCTCAGCGGGGCCGTCAGTGCCACGAAGGAAATGATCGGTCGCCAGGTCGGCAGCATTACCGTCACGCAGGTCATCATCTCCGAAATGATCCCGCATAAGGAAGAATATTATTGCGCGGTGAAGTCAACCCGTGAAGGTACCGAGATCCTCGTCGCCAACTGTGGCGGCATCGAAGTGGAATCGAACTGGGATCGCGTCAAACGCCTCTCCCTGGAGGTCGGACAGCAGCCGACGCCGGAAGCCTTGGAGCGGTTGGCGAAGGACGCAGGCTTCTCGGGTGGCCTGACGAAGAAGATGGCTGATTTTGCGGGCAAGATGTTCATCTGTTTCGATAATGAAGATGCGCAGTATCTGGAGGTGAATCCCGTCGTGACACGCGAGAGCGACGGCGAATTGGTCGCCCTCGATGCCGTGACCTTGCTGGACGGTGACGCCAAGTTCCGCCATCCTGATTGGAACTTCCAGTTTGCGGCCGAATTCGGCCGTGCCTACAGCAAGGATGAAATGGAAGTCATGGCGGTCGACAGTAAAATCAAGGGGTCCGTTAAGTTCATCGAGATCCCAGGCGGCGATACGGCGATGCTTCCCGCCGGCGGCGGAGCCAGCGTCTACTACTCCGATGCGGTCGTGGCGCGGGGCGGCAAGTTGGCGAACTACGCCGAGTATTCTGGCGATCCCCCGGATTGGGCGGTGGAGGTGCTGACGGAAAAGATCTGCTCCTTACCCGGTATTAAAAACATCATCGTCGGCGGCGCGATTGCTAATTTCACCGACGTGAAGAAGACATTTGGCGGCATCATCAACGGATTCCGCAAAGCGAAGGGCGACGGGAAACTGAAGGGCGTGAAGATCTGGGTGCGGCGCGGTGGGCCCCGCGAAAAAGAAGGGCTGGACGCGATGCGCGCGCTGAAGGACGAAGGCTTCGACATCAACGTCTTCGATCGATACACCCCGCTGACGGATATCGTCGACAAGGCGCTGCAAAAATAAAAGAGCTATCGCTATTAGTCATCGGCTGTCGGCTGAATGCCGACCGCTGAAGGCTTCACTGTTGGAGGATTTTCGATGAGTATTCTGGCAAATAAAGACACCCGCGTCGTGATTCAAGGGGGTGCCGCCGGTGTCAATGCGGCCCGCCGTATGGCCGAGTTTTGCTACCTGATCAAGCGCCCGCTGAACGTCGAAGCCTTTGTCTATCCGCCTGACGCCGGCAAGACCAACGAAATTCCCTACGGCAGCGGGCTCATCGCCATCCCGGTCTACAAGACCATCGCGGAAGCGACGAAGAGCCATCCGACCATCAACACCAGCCTGGTCTATATCGGAGCGGACCGTGCAATGAAAGGCGGCATGGAAGCGCTGGACGATCCCCACATCAAAGTGGTGTCCATGATCACCGAGGGTGTCCCGGAGAAGGACGCGAAGCTGCTCGGCGCCCATGCACGGAAGCTCGGCAAGGTGTTCAACGGCCCCTCTTCGATCGGCATCATTTCGGCCGGGGCCTGTCGGTTGGGTGTGATCGGCGGCGCATTCGACAACCTCGTGCTGTCCAAGCTCTATCGAGAAGGGTCGTTCGGCGTCATTACCAAGTCCGGCGGGCTCTCTAATGAAATCATCTGGATTTGCTCGCAGTTCGCCGACGGGATCACGACGGCGATCGGCATCGGCGGCGATGCCTATCCCGGTACCGATTATGTGAGTTATCTCGAAATGTTCGAGAACGATCCGCAAACCAGGGCGGTCGTGATCGTCGGCGAGATGGGCGGCGATCTCGAAGAGCGGGCGGCCGAGTGGTACGGCGCGAAAAAGCGGCGGGTCAAGCTCATCGGTGTGGTCTCCGGCTTCTGCCAGGAGAGCTTGCCGAAGGGCATGAAGTTCGGCCACGCCGGAGCCAAAGAGGGCATGAAAGGCGAAGGGTCGGCTCGATCCAAGTCCGATGCCCTGAAGAAAGCGGGTGCGATTGTACCCCCCACTTTTGGTGCCTTGGGCCCTGCCATCAAGGAAACGTATCAGGAATTGTTGAAGTCCGGACAGGTCAAGGAAATCATCGAGCCGACCAGTCTGCCGAAGCTTCCCAAGACCGTCGAAGAAGCGATGAAGGCCGACGAGGTGATCGCCGCGCCATTGATTCGTACCACCATCAGCGACGACCGCGGCGACGAACCCTGTTATGACGGATACCCGGCTTCCGAACTCATCAACAAGGGCTACGAAATTCCACACGTCATTGGCTTGCTGTGGGATAAACGTCTCATCTCGAAACAGGAAGCGGAAATCATCAAGCGCATCATCATCCTCTCCGCCGATCATGGGCCCTGCGTGAGCGGTGCCTATGCGACGATTCTGGCGGCCTG is part of the Nitrospira sp. SG-bin1 genome and harbors:
- a CDS encoding ferredoxin oxidoreductase — encoded protein: MSETEVKTNPQGDPITSVAVPKSDGKKDPHGEAKRQRVVTPEYMFHEAPRTKEFITGSEAAKEAIRRSNVDLAIAYPITPQSETMQLVGVLYGEGYVKEYYRGEEEVGVMAAIAGGSRSGVRCYTATAGPGTLRGLEGIASWPGHRLPVVAMFTCRVVNAPLAIQPDNIEVSYLLNCGMIVFHAENQQDMFDFTMAGFTISEKNDVTLPVGVCCDGFFVTHARGYVRMQDRGIKLPPREAWRGAVPVLDAENPPARLSRDAPVQKSNFMAYNIHAVWQQEVWAAVERSRKYIDRYLGGLLTAENVDDAEVIIIASGSAAAQSREAVRLCKEKGMKVGLIKVRSLRPFPTKELRQLCGKAKLIVVPEFNYVGWLAKEVATAIYGFSNAKIIGGPRVYGGQSMPVELIVDEVESGVSGKKSTNVAMSQIMGGVVNQDEVAHFMRSI
- a CDS encoding ATP citrate lyase, yielding MAKVLEGPGMGLMKKWGIHTPNYVVVTSADELAKLGQVNDWMKTSKLVAKAHEALGSRFKLGLVKVGLDLSGAVSATKEMIGRQVGSITVTQVIISEMIPHKEEYYCAVKSTREGTEILVANCGGIEVESNWDRVKRLSLEVGQQPTPEALERLAKDAGFSGGLTKKMADFAGKMFICFDNEDAQYLEVNPVVTRESDGELVALDAVTLLDGDAKFRHPDWNFQFAAEFGRAYSKDEMEVMAVDSKIKGSVKFIEIPGGDTAMLPAGGGASVYYSDAVVARGGKLANYAEYSGDPPDWAVEVLTEKICSLPGIKNIIVGGAIANFTDVKKTFGGIINGFRKAKGDGKLKGVKIWVRRGGPREKEGLDAMRALKDEGFDINVFDRYTPLTDIVDKALQK
- a CDS encoding ATP citrate lyase: MSILANKDTRVVIQGGAAGVNAARRMAEFCYLIKRPLNVEAFVYPPDAGKTNEIPYGSGLIAIPVYKTIAEATKSHPTINTSLVYIGADRAMKGGMEALDDPHIKVVSMITEGVPEKDAKLLGAHARKLGKVFNGPSSIGIISAGACRLGVIGGAFDNLVLSKLYREGSFGVITKSGGLSNEIIWICSQFADGITTAIGIGGDAYPGTDYVSYLEMFENDPQTRAVVIVGEMGGDLEERAAEWYGAKKRRVKLIGVVSGFCQESLPKGMKFGHAGAKEGMKGEGSARSKSDALKKAGAIVPPTFGALGPAIKETYQELLKSGQVKEIIEPTSLPKLPKTVEEAMKADEVIAAPLIRTTISDDRGDEPCYDGYPASELINKGYEIPHVIGLLWDKRLISKQEAEIIKRIIILSADHGPCVSGAYATILAACAGIGLSQAVAAGLIMIGPRFGGAVTDAGRWFKYAVDNKMTVDDFLVYMKKNVGPVPGIGHRVKSLRNPDKRVKELVGYVKSLNIKTPCLDFALQVEQVTAAKKDNLILNVDGTMAAVLVDLGFPIDSLNGFFILSRTIGLIGHWVDQKRQDSRLIRLFDYLVNYAAPKRREVPPLK